One Dysidea avara chromosome 7, odDysAvar1.4, whole genome shotgun sequence genomic region harbors:
- the LOC136259804 gene encoding high choriolytic enzyme 1-like: protein MKWVLLAIFLCTLLLLVVGRAIPVKRRAGHHSSQVNNGGRSELADIILNEAEQKQLLKEAENYNGKRAVIADLSDINDPYNKPWTDGIIPYVMDPKIAGTQYETSYIKAMRIWQNYTCIKFVNRTNEDSYVILTNHTSGCHSGVGMWNKMFYKVYLSEHCNTPGNAMHELGHVIGFHHEHQRYDRDDYIKVIEDNLDGSEAATRSFSKIPSVLLNDFGVGYDYASVMHYGKDAFAKRRNRDVFELNKDLPKCLRDAGLDVGQRITISSKDIEQANKLYKCPEIPIPSLCELLLPSQEEDTAIRKKNIKTENEISLGLVDDGTWVTCHPDRCFKKSCDAGFDETKRSIGSLERSCTDHQLTIRTTITRDRSDKVKVGDTITLEGWSDKFLDCTSEGGFCSMTQCVRPNEEGSNRVEECSNHVFRITSEGKKTGDIVQTHDIVQLEYEHNGQFLDCTGMMCLVRLCNEETKTEGQTKCKPPSFIIQK from the exons ATGAAGTGGGTACTGCTAGCAATTTTCTTGTGCACTTTATTGCTACTAGTAGTGGGAAGAGCTATTCCAGTTAAACGACGAGCAGGCCATCACAGTAGTCAAG TAAATAATGGTGGTAGAAGTGAATTAGCAGACATCATCTTAAATGAGGCAGAGCAGAAGCAACTTCttaaagaagctgaaaattacaATGGAAAAAGAGCAGTCATAGCTGATTTGAGTGACATAAATGATCCATATAATAAACCTTGGACCGACGGCATAATTCCATATGtgatggatcctaaaattgctG GCACTCAATATGAGACATCCTATATCAAGGCAATGAGGATATGGCAGAACTACACTTGCATAAAGTTTGTAAATCGCACCAATGAAGATTCCTATGTTATCCTTACCAACCATACATC TGGATGCCATTCAGGTGTTGGAATGTGGAATAAAATGTTTTATAAAGTTTATCTGTCTGAACACTGTAATACTCCAGGCAATGCTATGCATGAGTTGGGGCATGTAATTGGGTTCCATCACGAACATCAAAGATATGACAGGGATGATTATATCAAAGTTATTGAAGACAACCTTGATGGTAGTGAAGCAGCTACAAGGAGTTTCAGCAAAATACCTTCTGTACTCCTCAATGATTTTGGAGTTGGATATGACTATGCCAGTGTGATGCATTATGGCAAGGATGCTTTTGCAAAACGAAGGAATCGTGATGTTTTTGAATTGAATAAAGACCTTCCCAAATGTCTAAGAGATGCAGGACTAGATGTCGGACAAAGAATAACCATTAGCAGCAAGGACATAGAACAGGCCAACAAGTTGTACAAATGTCCAGAAATACCAATACCTTCTCTTTGTGAGCTGTTGTTGCCATCACAAGAAGAAGATACTGCTATCAGGAAGAAGAACATTAAAACAG AAAACGAGATTTCCCTGGGGCTTGTTGATGATGGTACTTGGGTGACTTGCCATCCTGACAGGTGCTTCAAGAAATCTTGTGATGCTGGCTTTGATGAAACGAAAAGGAGCATCGGTAGTCTTGAAAGGTCATGTACTGACCACCAGTTGACAATCCGTACTACAATCACCAGGGATAGAAGTGACAAAGTCAAAGTTGGTGACACCATCACACTAGAAGGATGGTCAGACAAATTTCTTGACTGCACCAGTGAGGGAGGATTCTGTAGTATGACACAATGTGTCCGACCAAACGAGGAAGGAAGCAACAGAGTTGAGGAGTGCTCTAATCATGTATTCCGTATCACATCTGAAGGAAAGAAGACTGGTGATATTGTCCAGACACATGATATAGTTCAGCTGGAGTATGAACACAATGGACAGTTTTTGGACTGCACTGGGATGATGTGTTTGGTTCGTCTTTGTAATGAGGAAACTAAAACTGAGGGTCAAACTAAGTGCAAACCACCCTCTTTCATTATTCAAAAGTGA
- the LOC136259803 gene encoding high choriolytic enzyme 1-like, producing MKWTLLASFLCSLSLLVVGRAIPAKRRAGHHSSQVNNGGRSELADIILNEEQKELLKEAENYNGKRAVIADLSDISDLYSKPWTNGIIPYVMNPKIAGTQYETSYINAMRIWQNYTCIKFVNRTNEDSYVILTNHTSGCHSGVGMLTKTPYEVYLSEHCNTPGNAMHELGHVIGFLHEHQRYDRDEYIEMNYDNLIDSEAANNSYKPIDAPFLQDFGVGYDYASVMHYGKDAFAKQRNRDVFEVKKDLPKCLRDAGLDVGQRITISSKDIEQANKLYKCPEMPIPSLCELLLPSQEEDTAIRKKNIKTENEISLGLVDDGTWVTCRPGRCFKRSCDAGFSEKKKRNTFSSLMRPCTDHQLTIRTTITRAKSDKVKVGDTITLEGKPGQFLDCTSEGGFCSMTQCVRLNEEGSNGAEECSNHVFRITSEGKKTGDIVQTHDMVQLEYEHNGQFLDCTGMKCLVHPCNEETKTEGQTKCKPPSFIIQK from the exons ATGAAGTGGACACTGCTAGCAAGTTTTTTGTGCAGTTTATCGCTACTAGTAGTGGGAAGAGCTATTCCAGCTAAGCGACGAGCAGGCCATCACAGTAGTCAAG TGAATAATGGTGGTAGAAGTGAATTAGCAGACATCATCTTAAATGAGGAGCAGAAGGAACTTCttaaagaagctgaaaattacaATGGAAAAAGAGCAGTCATAGCTGATTTGAGTGACATAAGTGATTTGTATAGTAAACCTTGGACCAATGGCATAATTCCATATGTGATGAATCCTAAAATTGCTG GCACTCAATATGAGACATCCTATATCAACGCAATGAGGATATGGCAGAACTACACTTGCATAAAGTTTGTAAATCGCACCAATGAAGATTCCTATGTTATCCTTACCAACCATACATC TGGATGCCATTCAGGTGTTGGAATGTTGACTAAAACACCTTATGAAGTTTATCTGTCTGAACACTGTAATACTCCAGGCAATGCCATGCATGAGTTGGGGCATGTAATTGGGTTCCTTCACGAACATCAAAGATATGACAGGGATGAATACATCGAAATGAACTATGACAATCTTATTGATAGTGAAGCAGCCAATAATAGTTATAAACCGATTGATGCTCCTTTCCTGCAAGATTTTGGAGTTGGATATGACTATGCCAGTGTGATGCATTATGGCAAGGATGCTTTTGCAAAACAAAGGAATCGCGATGTTTTTGAAGTGAAAAAAGACCTTCCCAAATGTCTAAGAGATGCAGGACTAGATGTCGGACAAAGAATAACCATTAGCAGTAAGGACATAGAACAGGCCAACAAGTTATACAAATGTCCAGAAATGCCAATACCTTCTCTTTGTGAGCTGTTGTTGCCATCACAAGAAGAAGATACTGCTATCAGGAAGAAGAACATTAAAACAG AAAACGAGATTTCCCTGGGGCTTGTTGATGATGGTACCTGGGTGACTTGCCGACCTGGCAGGTGCTTCAAGAGATCCTGTGATGCTGGCTTTAGTGAAAAGAAGAAGAGAAACACCTTCAGTAGTCTTATGAGGCCATGTACTGACCACCAGTTGACAATCCGTACTACAATCACCAGGGCTAAGAGTGACAAAGTCAAAGTTGGTGACACCATCACACTAGAAGGAAAGCCAGGCCAATTTCTTGACTGCACCAGTGAGGGAGGATTCTGTAGTATGACACAATGTGTCCGACTAAATGAGGAAGGAAGCAACGGGGCTGAGGAGTGCTCTAATCATGTATTCCGCATCACATCTGAAGGAAAGAAGACTGGTGATATTGTCCAGACACATGATATGGTTCAGCTGGAGTATGAACACAATGGACAGTTTTTGGACTGCACTGGGATGAAGTGCTTGGTTCATCCTTGTAATGAGGAGACTAAAACTGAGGGTCAAACTAAGTGCAAACCACCCTCTTTCATTATTCAAAAGTGA